The Tenrec ecaudatus isolate mTenEca1 chromosome 14, mTenEca1.hap1, whole genome shotgun sequence genome contains a region encoding:
- the ANG gene encoding angiogenin — protein sequence MMMGLGLLFLVFLLALGLTQPPPTQDNARYKHFLNQHYDGNPRGRNDRYCESMMMIRGLTTPCKEINTFIHYKKASIKAICGTKNGIPHGENLRRSKSPFQITTCRHLGGSPRPPCRYRATQGFRDIVVACENGLPVHFDESLFLHQPADH from the coding sequence ATGATGATGGGTCTGGGACTCCTGTTCTTGGTCTTCTTGCTGGCGCTGGGTCTGACCCAACCACCCCCGACTCAAGATAACGCCAGGTACAAACACTTCCTGAACCAGCACTATGATGGCAACCCGCGGGGCCGGAATGACAGATACTGTGAGAGCATGATGATGATCCGAGGCTTGACCACACCCTGCAAAGAGATCAACACCTTCATTCACTACAAGAAGGCCAGCATCAAGGCCATCTGTGGGACCAAGAATGGAATCCCTCATGGAGAAAACTTAAGGAGAAGCAAGTCTCCTTTCCAGATCACCACTTGCAGACATCTAGGAGGGTCCCCCCGGCCACCTTGCCGGTACAGAGCCACCCAGGGGTTCAGAGACATCGTGGTCGCCTGCGAAAATGGCTTACCTGTCCATTTTGATGAATCTCTCTTCCTTCACCAACCAGCAGACCACTAA